One stretch of Glycine soja cultivar W05 chromosome 7, ASM419377v2, whole genome shotgun sequence DNA includes these proteins:
- the LOC114419154 gene encoding tetraketide alpha-pyrone reductase 2-like isoform X1: MPEFCVTGGTGFIGSYLVKALLEKGHTVRTTVRNPEDVEKVGFLTELSGAKERLRILKAELLVEGSFDEVVKGVDGVFHTASPVLVPYDENVQENLIDPCLKGTINVLNSCIKANVKRVVLTSSCSSIRYRDDVQQVCPLNESHWTDLEYCRRHNLWYAYAKTIAEREAWRIAKENGMDLVVVNPSFVVGPMLAPQPTSTLLLILSIVKGMKGEYPNTAVGFVHINDVIATHLLAMEDPKTSGRLICSSTVAHWSQIIEMLRAKYPSYPYENRCSSQEGDNNPHNMDITKISQLGFPPFRTLEQMFDDCIKSFQEKGFL; this comes from the exons ATGCCTGAGTTTTGCGTAACAGGGGGTACTGGGTTCATCGGATCTTACCTGGTGAAGGCCTTACTTGAGAAGGGTCACACAGTGAGGACCACTGTTAGAAACCCAG agGATGTGGAGAAGGTTGGTTTTCTGACCGAACTAAGTGGAGCCAAAGAGCGATTGAGAATTTTGAAAGCAGAACTATTGGTGGAAGGAAGCTTTGACGAGGTAGTGAAAGGAGTTGATGGTGTCTTTCATACGGCATCCCCTGTGCTTGTTCCTTATGATGAGAACGTTCAG GAAAATTTGATTGATCCCTGTCTAAAAGGAACCATAAACGTGCTTAACTCTTGCATAAAAGCAAATGTGAAACGTGTTGTTCTCACCTCTTCTTGCTCTTCCATAAGATACCGTGATGATGTGCAACAAGTGTGTCCTCTTAATGAATCTCATTGGACTGATCTAGAGTACTGTAGACGCcataat CTGTGGTATGCATATGCAAAGACAATAGCAGAGAGAGAGGCTTGGAGGATTGCGAAAGAAAATGGCATGGATCTAGTGGTGGTTAATCCCTCTTTCGTCGTTGGTCCCATGCTTGCACCACAGCCAACCAGCACACTGCTCTTGATACTAAGCATTGTCAAAG GCATGAAAGGAGAATATCCAAATACAGCAGTGGGGTTTGTACACATAAACGATGTGATAGCTACTCACTTGTTGGCTATGGAGGATCCCAAGACATCTGGCAGGCTTATTTGTTCAAGCACAGTAGCTCACTGGTCGCAAATCATCGAAATGCTTCGTGCCAAATACCCTTCTTATCCATATGAAAATAG GTGCAGCAGCCAGGAAGGTGATAATAACCCGCACAACATGGACATCACCAAAATATCTCAATTGGGGTTTCCTCCATTCAGAACCCTTGAACAAATGTTTGATGACTGCATCAAAAGTTTTCAAGAGAAAGGCTTCCTATGA
- the LOC114419154 gene encoding tetraketide alpha-pyrone reductase 2-like isoform X2 — MPEFCVTGGTGFIGSYLVKALLEKGHTVRTTVRNPEDVEKVGFLTELSGAKERLRILKAELLVEGSFDEVVKGVDGVFHTASPVLVPYDENVQLWYAYAKTIAEREAWRIAKENGMDLVVVNPSFVVGPMLAPQPTSTLLLILSIVKGMKGEYPNTAVGFVHINDVIATHLLAMEDPKTSGRLICSSTVAHWSQIIEMLRAKYPSYPYENRCSSQEGDNNPHNMDITKISQLGFPPFRTLEQMFDDCIKSFQEKGFL; from the exons ATGCCTGAGTTTTGCGTAACAGGGGGTACTGGGTTCATCGGATCTTACCTGGTGAAGGCCTTACTTGAGAAGGGTCACACAGTGAGGACCACTGTTAGAAACCCAG agGATGTGGAGAAGGTTGGTTTTCTGACCGAACTAAGTGGAGCCAAAGAGCGATTGAGAATTTTGAAAGCAGAACTATTGGTGGAAGGAAGCTTTGACGAGGTAGTGAAAGGAGTTGATGGTGTCTTTCATACGGCATCCCCTGTGCTTGTTCCTTATGATGAGAACGTTCAG CTGTGGTATGCATATGCAAAGACAATAGCAGAGAGAGAGGCTTGGAGGATTGCGAAAGAAAATGGCATGGATCTAGTGGTGGTTAATCCCTCTTTCGTCGTTGGTCCCATGCTTGCACCACAGCCAACCAGCACACTGCTCTTGATACTAAGCATTGTCAAAG GCATGAAAGGAGAATATCCAAATACAGCAGTGGGGTTTGTACACATAAACGATGTGATAGCTACTCACTTGTTGGCTATGGAGGATCCCAAGACATCTGGCAGGCTTATTTGTTCAAGCACAGTAGCTCACTGGTCGCAAATCATCGAAATGCTTCGTGCCAAATACCCTTCTTATCCATATGAAAATAG GTGCAGCAGCCAGGAAGGTGATAATAACCCGCACAACATGGACATCACCAAAATATCTCAATTGGGGTTTCCTCCATTCAGAACCCTTGAACAAATGTTTGATGACTGCATCAAAAGTTTTCAAGAGAAAGGCTTCCTATGA